TGGCCTCACAGAGGCGCCTGCGCACGCTCACCCACCTTCGCCCCTTCCATCCTCGGCATTCTTCGGCCCTCCATCTGGAGGGCTGTGCATGCAATGACGCGTTGGCTGACGCACGCTTCTCACCGGCCCCGAATGTCTGATAGCCCCCCCAGCAGGGTGGCGTCTATGTTTCGGTCAAGGTGGTGACGGACGCGCGGCGGCTGCGCGTGCGCGACACCGGGCCGGGGATTCCTCCGGAGGCGCCGACGCGCATCTTCGATGCCCTTCCAGCAAGTGGAGACACTGGAGCACAAGTCCACGCCGGGCGTTGCGCTGGGGCTGACGCGGGTGCGCGAGCCGGTGACGGTGCTGGGCGCAAAGGTGTCGATGAGCTCACAGCCAGGAAAGGGCAGCGAGTTCACCGTCGAGCCGCCTTCCTGCGCACGGCGGAGGCGAGGTCAGTCGCCCGGCAGCGACGACAGCAGGTCCTTGATGCCATCGAGGATCTTCCGCGCGCTGAGCTCTCCTTCGACCCGCTCCCCGACACTGTCAGGGTCGCTGTCGAAGCCGAGGACATTCTCGGGGCCCTCGATGCCGATAGCGCCCTCGACGACCAGGTCGTTTCCAATGAAGACCTGCACGGCATGGGCCCTCTTCGAGGACACAGGCTGCGTGAGGTCGTACGGCCAGAGGCGCCTGCGGAGCTCCGAGGCGAGGATGGAAGGAGGGACGGCCGCACTCCCTCCCTGGGCGACCAGGGTCATGATGACCGAGTCGGTGCGGGCATCGCCTTCGGCCTTCTCGAGGTCGCCATTCGCATGCACCCGGAGCCACAGGCCCGGCCGCTTCTGCAGTCGCAGCAGGAGCGGGCTGCCGCTGCGTGAGTGTTTGGGAATGCCCGGCGCCTCCAGGTCGCGTTCGAGGTCCGCGCCGCCGAGATCGTGGACGACCAGGTCGCCCTTCGAGGTGCCCACCGCGACGAAGCGGTCATTCGGAGACACGCTCAGGCAGGAGACCTCCCACGGGGGCACCTCGAATGGAAGCACCCCGAGCACCCGCCCGCTACGACTCGAAATGAGTGTCACGCCCTCCGCGCCGCTGGCCACGAGCCAGCGCGTGCTCCGAGCCATCGCCAGCAACGCTTCTTGACCGTGGCCACACCTCAGGATTTCCGAATCCCAGTCATGCCTACCGGTCTCGTGGTCCCACCTGTAGAGGCGCGGCCGGACCGGCTCGTCATCCCGGTTGAGGCGTGACTTCACGCCCACCACGCGAGGCCCGGTCGGCAGCACGAAGCCCGGCCCGATGGCGACGCCCCGCTCTCCCTTGAACCGCGAGAGTTCCTGTCCTGTCCACGCATCGAGCACCACGAGGTCCCACTCGAAGAAGCACCACAGCTTCGTCCCGTCGTCGCAGAGCGACAGGCCACAGGTGGGCTCGAAGGTGTCGATGTCCTTCAGGAGCAGCTTCGGAGTCGAGCCCGGCGTCCACGCCCAGACCCCGTCGCCATGGGTGACATGGCCCGCCCAGTACATGACGCCGTCCGCAGAGACCACCAGCGCCTTGGGACGCGCCGTCAGGGGTGCGCTCTCCAGCCCCCTGCCGGAGTCCAGCGCGTACACTCGGGCGACCTTGTCCTCGAATGTCGCGGCCAGCAGGTCTCCTGTCGGGAACAGCCGGACCTTGTTGAGCCCCTCAGCGACCGTCAGCGTCGACACGGTCCGCGCGGCCGCGACGTCCCAAACGCGGACCGTGGAGTCCGCCGCCGCCGCCGAGACGATCCGGGACGAGTCCTCGAGCCAGTCCGCGGCGAGGATGGGCGTGGAGTGGCCCTTGAGCTTCGTGCTCGGTCCGTGAAGGTGCCTGTCCTGCTTCATGGTGCGCCTGCCTCCATCCTCACCGTCACCTCCCGCGGGTGGGCCTCCACCGGCACGCTCACCGTGGTGGGGTGGGCGATTCTTACCAGGAGGTCGACCGCGCGGGCATCCACGCTGTCTAGGGTCACGAAACCTTCCAGCTTCGACGCGGAGGGATTCATCCACCCGCGCGCCCGTGGAGTCCTCATGGAGGGAGTCGCTGGACTTGCTGACCGTGAGGAAGTGTTTGACCCGGCTCAGCCGGAGCACGAAGCGGCCGTGCCAGAGTTCTTCATGTTTCAGCGCCATGTCTTCCAGCACCTCCCAATCCCAGAGCTTCTCACCCGCCTCTACGGGCGCCCGCTGAACCTCCCTCGCCGCGTCTTCGCCAGTGCAGGGCCCCAACGGTGCCAGCCTCGCACGCATGACGGTTTCCAGTTCGGCTGCAGTGGCGAAGCGCTCAGCGGGATTGCGCCGTAGCAACGTGTGGAGGATGTCGCTCAGCGGCACGGGCCCCCTCTGTATCGCACCTGCTTCTTGAGACTCCAGATTGATAGGAATCAGGCCGCTTGCCGTTGCATGAACTCCCGCAGCACCTCGCTGGCGCGAGCTTCACGTGAGCAGTGACATGCCTCTGTCGAAACCGCACGACGTGTCAGGTGGAGCGCCGGGTACCCGCTCCGAGCGCGACAGTCGCCACCTCGGCGATGGCGACCTTCTCGAGCAGTTCGACCTTCGGAATCCCGGGGATGTTCCCCAGCACCCCGGCGGCCCTGAGTGACGCGAACCCGTGGCACATGGACAACGCGGCGATGGCCCGGGCGACGACGACGTCGAATGGAAGCCCGGGGTTGCCCGCGGCCACCACCTCGAACAGGGTCCGCAGGGAGCGGTCGGACGCCTCGTGGACGGAGGCGAAGCGCACCCGGTCCTCGATTTCAGGAAGGAACATGATGCGGTAGTGCGAAGCGTGCTCCTCCGCGAAGGAGAGGTACGCGGCGGCGACCTCCGCGAGCTTGCCCGGCACGGTGGACTCACGCGCCACGGCCTGCGCGACGCGCTCCGCGAGCAGGTCGTAGCCCTCGGTGGCCAGCGCCGCCAGGAGGGACTGCTTGTCCGGGAAATGGTGATAGGGCGCTCCGGGAGACACGCCCACGGCCCGGGCGAGGACCTGGATGGTCAGCCCCGTGACGTCGCCTTTCCGCAGGAACTCGATTGCCGCATCCAGCAGGGCGCGGCGCAAATCGAGGTGGTGATAGCCGCGAGGCTTCGGGGACTTCCTGGCCACGGTCTGACGCGTCTTGGGGGTGCTCGCCACGGGACTCCCATCTCTTCGTGGCGAGCATAGGTCGAGGAACCCCGCGTCGTCAGTTCTGCCGAGCCGTCAGGTCGAGTGTCGACTCGGTCTGGATATGCTCCATGCCGACCTTCATGTAGCCAGCGAAGTCCTCCTCGACGAAGGATTTGAGGAAGCCCTCCGTGGGCCACCCGTTGCCACGAAAGCGATAGGTCCAGCGCAGGTGCGTCCCCGTCGCCGTCGGTGTGAAGTTGAACTCCCCCACCGCGTACTGGACGGCCCGGCGCGCCTCGTTGGTGAAGTTCCAAACGATGTACTGAAAGCGTTGGCCCTCCGCGACGACGAGCAACTCCTCGAGAGAGGTGTTCCCGTCTCGCAGCACCACGCGTCGGCGCGTTCCCGGACTGCCCCAGGATGGGGAGAGGACTTCGGTCCGCTCGATGCCGGCGATCTTCTCGGTCCCCAACAGGATGCGCTCCAACGGAACGTTCACCAACCAAGGCAACAGGCGGTCCGGGGGCACGGCGATATCGGCCTCGACCGTATGCGCGATGAACGGCGCCTCGGGCTCCAGCGTGGGCGTCGGCGTCGTGCGGTGCAGCGAGTCCCGCTCCGTGACGGAGGTCCCCGACGCGTAACCGACGGGCGTCGCGCACGCGCCCAGGAGCACACCACACACGAGGAGGAGCAGGGCGAGGGCAGGTGTCGCAATCCGCGGCATGGACGTTCCTCTCAGAACACGAATCTAAATTACATTTAGATGCGAGGAGATAGGTTGTCAAGGCAACGACTGGCGCCGTGCCAGTGGAGAGCGGGAGAGTCTGTGCCTGGAGACGACCTTCACGAAGCGCGGGGCGTCGATCCCCGCGAGAGACCTGTCACGGGGTGGAGGTGGGCACTGTAGGGACGTCCACTCGACGGCGATGTTGGGATTGAAGGCCCAATCCCCTAACAGATTCGCCCACAACCCTGGCTGGAGGCGGGCCTCCTGCGCGTCGGCGTCGACGACAGCGGAAAACGGCATGCCGGCCTGGCCTTCCTCCAGGTCGCTCATCTCGTCCACACCTGCAGCCCAGGGTGGCCCAAGATTTCCCTGTCGCTCGTTTTCTGCACCTTGAGCTGCGCGGCGCTCCACCCCCGCGCTTCTTGACGGTCGTCGCCACCCGTTGCCGCCTCGCCAGATTCGGCGATACTTCTCCGACCATGATCCAACGGCCCTGGCCCCTCGAGCTCGCCGCGCGGCAGCTGATCCGCGATGACGTCGCCGTCGAGTCGCGGCTGTCCGTGGTGGGGCTCGTTCGATTCGACGAAGTCCTGGCTGGCCGCATGGCTCGCGGGCTCAAGCGGGAAGACGCCGAGGCCTGGCTCGACCTCCATCGCGCCTGGATCAACGAGCGTTTCGGGGCTGAGGACTTGGTGCCCGCCTTCACTCGGTGGTCTCGGCTACGGGCCGTCTCCGAGCTGCGGATCGACTGCAACTGGCTCGGTGTCACGGGGGTAGCCGAGGTGCTTGCGTCACCGCTCCTGCATCACCTGGACGAACTCGAGCTGGCCGTCGGGCTCCACACGGTCGAGGCATTCGAGCCGCTGGCTCGGCGAACGATGACCCGCTTGCGCCGCTTCGGCCTCGCGATGCCCGACGCCCAGGATGGTGACATCCCCGTGGGTGATGATCTGGCCAACCTTCTCTCTGCTGCCGGTCTCGAGCGTCTGGAGAGCCTCGCGCTCCCTCGCGTCGGCATCGGCCCTACGGGCCTGAGTCGTCTGTTCGACCTGCCCGCGTTGGCCTACTTGGACCTCGCAGGTTCCGTGTTCGGCGAAGAGGGCTGCCACGCCCTGGCCCGGGCCTCGAGCCTGTCGCGCCTTCGTGGGCTCGATCTCGAAGGCTGTCTCGGATTCGGCGATGCCGGCGACTCGGCATTCCCTGGCCCCGGCTTCTCGGCGCTCATCACGTCGCCGCGCTTGGCCGTCGCGCATCTCGGACTGGGCGACATCCCGGGAGCCGCCGCGATCGCCGCCGGCTCGGCACGCATGACGACCGTCGAGCACCTCGCTCTTTCGGAAGTCGAGGATGACGAGCTCGCGTCCCTCATCGCGTCTCCCTACCTGACCGCTCTCCGCCACCTGCGCCTGCGGAGCTGCAATCTTTCGAGCACGACCCTCGCCCGGTTTGGACGGTCTCAGCTTCTTGCCGCACTCGAGTCTCTGACCCTGAGCAACGAGCCCACGGCGTCGCAGCGGGGTCTCGTCGCTCGGCGCCTGCCGCGCCTGCGCGAGCTTCGGATGGAGGTCAACCACACGACCGCGGACAGCCTCCGCCGCGCCGACTTGCCCAACCTCACCGAGCTACACCTCGACTTCGACGCGACGACCCTGAGCCAGGATGAGGAGGTCGAGGAAACCGACCTGGATGCGGTCATCGATGCGCTCGTGAGCGCGAAGGGCCTGCCGCGTCTGACAGCAGTCGCCACGTCACCTGTTTCGCCCGAACAGATGGCCAAGCTCGCAGGCCGCTTCGGTACGGGATTCCGGACCAAGGAGTACTCGCTGACGGGCTCGGTCCGGGACCTTTGAATCGCGACCCGGAGCAGATTCGTCAGGCGTCACAGGCTGACATGCCCTGGGATTCTCGGACCATGTGAAGCTTGCGAATTGCAGTCGCGCGCCATCGAAACACCTCGGCCCATCCTGCGACCTGAAGGCACACGTCTTCATGCCCGCTAGCGCCATCAAGTCTTGAGATGGGGGTCGCGCCCCTGCGTCGTCTCTCGCGCCAAGAGACACCTCCTGGTCGTTCAACACCTCGAGATGTACCGCCTGAACCGAATCCGCAGTCAAAGCGCCACTCTGGAGCGAGAGGAATCCCAGGGTAAATGCATACGAATTCCTCCCGTGGACCACGCACCTCGACAGCTGGCGCTTCGTGTTCGTGCTAGCCGAACAGTAGCGGGCTCTCTAAGGTCACGAACCGAACCCGAAGGAGATCGCAACGATGATGCCGTTCAGAGTCGCAGCTCCAGCAGCCGCGCTGCTCGCCGCGCTAGGGGTGTTGGGCTGCGGCAAAGAGGCCGAACCAACCCCGACTCCCGACCCGGAGCAGCCGGGAGGGACCGTCGACAACGTCCCTGACAACCAAGCCCAACACTTCGTCGCCACCGATCCGAGCGACTCGGCGAGTTGGACCTTCGCCCTGCAAGACCAGGTTGCGATCCCTTCAGGTGTCCGCGAGGTTTTCGTCGAGCTACACGCCTGCCGGCACGCCTACGAGCCACCGGGTGTAATGCGCTTCCGCACGCCCGAGTCGACAAGCTGGCGCAACCTGAACGTCGACCAGCCCCTTTGCGGCAAGCCCGGCACCCCTGCCGCTCAGGTCTGGCTCCCTGTGAGCGAGTCCCCAAAGCTCGTCGTCGAAGCCGTGCGCCCGGAGACGGGAGGCCAGTCCTACGTGCT
Above is a window of Myxococcaceae bacterium JPH2 DNA encoding:
- a CDS encoding TetR/AcrR family transcriptional regulator, yielding MASTPKTRQTVARKSPKPRGYHHLDLRRALLDAAIEFLRKGDVTGLTIQVLARAVGVSPGAPYHHFPDKQSLLAALATEGYDLLAERVAQAVARESTVPGKLAEVAAAYLSFAEEHASHYRIMFLPEIEDRVRFASVHEASDRSLRTLFEVVAAGNPGLPFDVVVARAIAALSMCHGFASLRAAGVLGNIPGIPKVELLEKVAIAEVATVALGAGTRRST
- a CDS encoding SRPBCC family protein; translated protein: MPRIATPALALLLLVCGVLLGACATPVGYASGTSVTERDSLHRTTPTPTLEPEAPFIAHTVEADIAVPPDRLLPWLVNVPLERILLGTEKIAGIERTEVLSPSWGSPGTRRRVVLRDGNTSLEELLVVAEGQRFQYIVWNFTNEARRAVQYAVGEFNFTPTATGTHLRWTYRFRGNGWPTEGFLKSFVEEDFAGYMKVGMEHIQTESTLDLTARQN